From a region of the Enterobacter sp. JBIWA008 genome:
- the lsrC gene encoding autoinducer 2 ABC transporter permease LsrC — protein MKTLLKNRELSAFLAILALFAVLVALNPSYFSLQTLGMIFASSQILILLAIGAALVMLTRNIDVSVGSIVGLSAIAVGVALNSGYSLPLSILFALSTGALAGAFNGFLVVGLRIPAIVATLGTLGLYRGAMLLWTGGKWIEGLPPGLKSLSEPAAIGISPLGMLVLIIAVTGAWTLSRTAFGRDFYAVGDNLAAARQLGVAVNRTRMLAFTLNGMLAACAGVVFAAQIGFVPNQTGSGLEMKAIAACVLGGISLLGGTGTLVGALLGAFFLTQIDTVLVLFRLPAWWNDFIAGLVLLGVLVLDGRLRQALARHQRALKYGRFQPGNKGGKHVTPFPKRKKEVA, from the coding sequence ATGAAGACCTTACTGAAAAACCGCGAGCTGAGCGCGTTTCTCGCCATTCTGGCGCTGTTCGCCGTGCTGGTGGCGCTGAACCCGTCCTACTTCAGCCTGCAGACGCTGGGGATGATCTTCGCCAGCTCGCAGATCCTGATCCTGCTGGCCATCGGTGCCGCGCTGGTGATGCTGACCCGCAATATCGACGTGTCCGTCGGCTCCATCGTCGGGCTGTCCGCCATCGCCGTCGGCGTGGCGCTTAATAGCGGCTACAGCCTGCCCCTTTCCATTCTCTTCGCGCTGTCGACTGGCGCGCTGGCCGGGGCGTTCAACGGGTTTCTGGTGGTGGGGCTGCGCATCCCGGCGATTGTCGCCACCCTCGGCACGCTGGGGCTGTACCGCGGCGCGATGCTGCTCTGGACGGGCGGAAAGTGGATTGAGGGGCTGCCGCCGGGGCTGAAATCCCTCTCCGAGCCTGCCGCCATCGGCATTTCGCCGCTAGGCATGCTGGTGTTGATTATCGCGGTCACGGGCGCGTGGACGCTGTCGCGCACCGCGTTCGGGCGTGATTTTTACGCGGTAGGGGATAACCTTGCCGCCGCGCGCCAGCTGGGCGTGGCGGTAAACCGCACCCGCATGCTTGCCTTTACCCTGAACGGCATGCTGGCGGCCTGCGCCGGGGTGGTCTTTGCCGCGCAGATTGGCTTTGTACCCAACCAGACCGGCAGCGGGCTGGAGATGAAGGCCATCGCCGCCTGCGTGCTCGGCGGCATTTCGCTGCTGGGCGGCACCGGCACGCTGGTTGGCGCATTGCTCGGCGCCTTCTTCCTGACGCAAATCGACACCGTGCTGGTGCTGTTCAGACTCCCGGCGTGGTGGAACGACTTTATCGCCGGGCTGGTCCTGCTGGGCGTACTGGTGCTCGACGGGCGCCTGCGCCAGGCGCTGGCGCGCCATCAGCGGGCGCTGAAGTACGGTCGCTTCCAGCCGGGCAACAAAGGGGGAAAGCACGTCACCCCGTTTCCCAAACGCAAAAAAGAGGTGGCGTAA
- the lsrA gene encoding autoinducer 2 ABC transporter ATP-binding protein LsrA, with product MTPLLDARNISKQFSGVPVLKGIDFTLLAGQVHALMGGNGAGKSTLMKIIAGVETPDGGELSVEGQSYARLTPVQAHRLGIYLVPQEPQLFPNLTVRENILFRLPRERDLEKRLAEKLQQLQCPLNLDATASTLEVADQQMVEILRGLMRNARILILDEPTASLTPGETERLFRQICALQALGVGIVFISHKLPEIRVLSSHVSVMRDGAVVLSGETAQFDDSALIAAMTPVSREKSLSDTQKLWLALPGNRRTQAQDFPVLRVDDLTGEGFIDLSLEIYAGEIVGLAGLVGSGRTEFAETLYGLRPVRGGRVWLENQEITAEPVSSRLEKGLVYLPEDRQVSGLFLDAPIRWNTVALNEPSIWQQRKRESAVVERYHRALGIKLNHADQTVRTLSGGNQQKVLLARCLEANPLLLIVDEPTRGVDVSARADIYQLIKSVAAQNVAVLMISSDLDEFPGLADRVLVMHQGVLSGELPRHAVSLDRMMALAFGGQS from the coding sequence ATGACACCACTTCTCGACGCGCGGAATATCAGCAAGCAGTTCTCAGGCGTGCCGGTTCTAAAAGGCATAGATTTCACGCTGCTTGCGGGCCAGGTGCACGCGCTGATGGGCGGAAACGGCGCGGGAAAATCGACGCTGATGAAGATCATCGCCGGGGTGGAAACGCCGGACGGCGGTGAACTTTCCGTCGAGGGGCAGTCATATGCGCGGCTCACGCCCGTGCAGGCGCACAGGCTCGGCATTTATCTGGTGCCGCAGGAGCCGCAGCTGTTCCCCAACCTGACGGTGCGGGAAAACATCCTGTTTCGCCTGCCGCGCGAGCGCGATTTGGAAAAGCGCCTGGCGGAAAAACTCCAGCAGCTGCAGTGCCCGCTTAATCTCGACGCCACCGCCAGCACCCTGGAAGTGGCGGATCAGCAGATGGTGGAGATCCTGCGCGGGCTGATGCGCAACGCCAGGATCCTGATCCTCGACGAACCTACAGCTTCACTCACGCCGGGCGAAACCGAGCGGCTGTTCCGCCAGATCTGCGCCCTGCAGGCACTCGGCGTCGGGATCGTCTTTATCTCGCACAAGCTGCCGGAAATCCGCGTGCTTTCGAGCCACGTCTCGGTGATGCGCGACGGCGCGGTGGTGCTGAGCGGCGAAACCGCGCAGTTTGACGACAGCGCCCTGATCGCCGCCATGACGCCGGTGAGCCGGGAGAAATCACTCAGCGATACGCAAAAGCTGTGGCTGGCGCTGCCGGGCAACCGCCGCACCCAGGCGCAGGATTTCCCGGTGCTGCGGGTGGACGATCTCACCGGAGAAGGTTTTATCGATCTCAGCCTTGAGATCTACGCCGGAGAGATCGTCGGCCTGGCCGGGCTGGTGGGATCCGGGCGCACCGAGTTTGCGGAAACGCTCTACGGCCTGCGGCCCGTGCGCGGGGGCCGCGTCTGGCTGGAGAATCAGGAGATCACCGCCGAGCCGGTAAGTTCACGCCTGGAAAAAGGGCTGGTCTACCTGCCGGAGGACAGGCAGGTGTCCGGCCTGTTCCTCGACGCGCCGATCCGCTGGAACACCGTGGCGCTGAACGAGCCGTCGATTTGGCAGCAGCGCAAGCGGGAGTCTGCGGTGGTGGAGCGCTATCACCGGGCGCTGGGGATCAAGCTCAACCATGCGGATCAAACCGTGCGCACGCTCTCCGGCGGCAACCAGCAGAAGGTGCTGCTGGCGCGCTGTCTCGAGGCCAACCCTTTACTGCTGATCGTCGATGAACCGACGCGCGGCGTGGACGTCTCGGCGCGCGCAGACATCTATCAGCTGATAAAAAGCGTGGCGGCGCAGAACGTGGCGGTGCTGATGATCTCAAGCGATCTCGACGAGTTCCCGGGCCTTGCGGACCGGGTGCTGGTGATGCATCAGGGCGTGCTCAGCGGCGAGCTGCCGCGCCACGCCGTCAGCCTCGACAGGATGATGGCGCTGGCATTCGGAGGGCAATCATGA
- the lsrR gene encoding transcriptional regulator LsrR — translation MSDKRTAEEGRFAGLALAEEELVARVAWCYYHDGLTQNDIGERLGLPRLKISRLLEKGRQSGVIRVQINSRYEGCLALETELQQRFGLKLVRVMPALNTPPMNVRLGIGAAQSLMGVLEPGQLLAVGFGETTMSSLQHLSGFISSQQIRLVTLSGGVGPYMTGIGQLDAACSVSMIPAPLRVSSAEVAGILKRETSVRDVILAATAADVAVVGIGSVNQRRDATILRSGYISEGEQLMYARKGAVGDILGYFLNAEGECVEELEIHKELLGVTLDELAQLPTIVGVAGGEEKADAIYAALKGRRINGLVTEETTARAVLALAD, via the coding sequence ATGAGCGATAAACGCACTGCGGAAGAAGGACGGTTTGCCGGGCTGGCGCTGGCGGAAGAGGAGCTGGTGGCGCGCGTGGCCTGGTGCTACTACCACGACGGATTAACCCAGAACGACATCGGCGAGCGGCTCGGGCTGCCGCGCCTGAAGATCTCCCGCCTGCTGGAGAAGGGCCGTCAGTCCGGGGTGATCCGGGTGCAGATCAACTCCCGCTACGAGGGCTGCCTGGCGCTGGAGACCGAGCTGCAGCAGCGCTTTGGCCTGAAGCTGGTGCGCGTGATGCCCGCGTTAAATACGCCGCCGATGAACGTGCGGTTAGGCATAGGCGCCGCGCAGTCGCTGATGGGCGTACTGGAGCCCGGCCAGCTGCTGGCGGTGGGCTTTGGTGAGACCACCATGAGCAGCCTGCAGCACCTGAGCGGGTTTATCAGCTCGCAGCAGATCCGCCTGGTGACGCTCTCCGGCGGCGTCGGGCCGTATATGACCGGTATCGGCCAGCTGGACGCGGCCTGCAGCGTGAGCATGATCCCCGCCCCGCTTCGCGTGTCATCCGCCGAGGTGGCCGGGATCTTAAAGCGCGAAACCAGCGTGCGGGACGTGATCCTCGCCGCCACCGCTGCCGACGTGGCGGTAGTCGGCATTGGTTCGGTGAACCAGCGCCGTGACGCAACGATACTGCGCTCCGGCTATATCAGCGAAGGCGAGCAGCTGATGTATGCCCGCAAAGGTGCGGTCGGCGACATTCTCGGCTATTTCCTCAATGCCGAAGGGGAGTGCGTCGAGGAGCTGGAGATCCACAAAGAATTACTCGGCGTCACGCTCGATGAACTGGCGCAGCTGCCCACCATCGTTGGCGTGGCCGGAGGGGAAGAGAAAGCCGATGCGATTTATGCCGCACTGAAGGGTCGCCGTATCAATGGCCTGGTGACGGAGGAGACGACAGCCCGCGCGGTGCTGGCTCTGGCCGACTAA
- the lsrK gene encoding autoinducer-2 kinase — protein MSYLLALDAGTGSVRAVIFDLQGNQIAVGQAEWKHLSVENVPGSMEFDLETNWQLACRCIHQALERARLSAADIQSVACCSMREGIVLYDRNGEAIWACANVDARASREVAELKEIHDDRFESEVYEVSGQTLALSAMPRLLWLAHHRPDIYRKAATITMISDWLAAKLSGELAVDPSNAGTTGMLDLFSRDWRPALLDMAGLRADILSPVKETGTVLGAITKEAAQQSGLREGTPVVMGGGDVQLGCLGLGVVRAGQTAVLGGTFWQQVVNLPQVRTDPEMNIRVNPHVIPGMAQAESISFFTGLTMRWFRDAFCAEEKLIAERMGMDTYSLLEEMASRVPAGSHGVMPIFSDAMHFKQWYHAAPSFINLSIDPEKCNKATLFRALEENAAIVSACNLAQISRFSGVTFESLVFAGGGAKGALWSQILSDVTGLPVRVPEVKEATALGCAIAAGAGAGLFADMASTGERLVKWSREFTPNPQHRELYDGMMQKWQAVYADQLGLVDSGLTTSMWQAPGLVRSPSPRPSP, from the coding sequence ATGAGTTACCTTTTAGCGTTAGATGCAGGGACAGGCAGCGTTCGCGCCGTTATTTTCGATTTACAGGGCAACCAGATTGCCGTCGGCCAGGCCGAGTGGAAGCACCTGAGCGTGGAGAACGTGCCGGGGTCGATGGAGTTTGACCTCGAGACCAACTGGCAGCTGGCCTGCCGGTGCATTCATCAGGCGCTGGAGCGTGCGCGCCTGAGCGCGGCGGATATTCAGTCCGTCGCCTGCTGCTCGATGCGCGAAGGGATCGTGCTGTACGACCGCAACGGCGAGGCCATCTGGGCCTGCGCCAACGTCGACGCCCGCGCCAGCCGCGAGGTAGCCGAACTCAAAGAGATCCATGACGACCGTTTTGAATCCGAAGTGTATGAAGTTTCCGGCCAGACGCTGGCCCTGAGCGCCATGCCTCGCCTCCTGTGGCTGGCGCACCATCGTCCGGATATTTACCGCAAGGCCGCGACCATCACCATGATCAGCGACTGGCTGGCGGCGAAGCTCTCCGGCGAGCTGGCGGTCGACCCGTCTAACGCGGGTACCACCGGCATGCTGGATCTCTTCTCCCGCGACTGGCGTCCGGCGCTGCTCGACATGGCCGGGCTGCGCGCCGATATTCTCTCCCCGGTAAAAGAGACCGGCACCGTGCTGGGCGCTATCACCAAAGAGGCCGCACAGCAGAGCGGCCTGCGCGAGGGCACGCCGGTGGTGATGGGCGGCGGCGACGTGCAGCTGGGCTGTCTGGGGCTGGGCGTGGTTCGCGCCGGGCAAACCGCGGTGCTGGGCGGTACCTTCTGGCAGCAGGTCGTGAACCTGCCGCAGGTGCGCACCGATCCCGAGATGAACATCCGCGTGAACCCGCACGTTATTCCCGGCATGGCGCAGGCGGAGTCGATCAGCTTCTTTACCGGGCTGACCATGCGCTGGTTCCGCGACGCCTTCTGCGCCGAGGAAAAACTGATTGCCGAACGGATGGGGATGGACACCTATTCCCTGCTTGAAGAGATGGCGAGCCGCGTGCCGGCGGGCTCCCACGGGGTGATGCCGATCTTCTCCGACGCGATGCATTTCAAGCAGTGGTACCACGCCGCGCCGTCGTTTATTAACCTCTCCATCGACCCGGAAAAGTGCAACAAAGCGACGCTGTTCCGCGCCCTGGAGGAGAATGCGGCGATAGTCTCGGCCTGCAACCTGGCGCAGATTTCGCGCTTCTCCGGCGTAACGTTTGAGAGCCTGGTGTTTGCGGGCGGCGGGGCCAAAGGCGCCCTGTGGAGCCAGATCTTAAGCGACGTCACCGGGCTGCCGGTGCGCGTGCCCGAAGTGAAAGAGGCGACGGCGCTCGGCTGCGCGATTGCGGCAGGCGCGGGCGCGGGGCTGTTTGCGGATATGGCCTCGACGGGCGAGCGGCTGGTGAAGTGGAGCCGCGAGTTCACGCCGAACCCGCAGCACCGCGAGCTGTACGACGGCATGATGCAGAAATGGCAGGCGGTGTACGCCGATCAGCTCGGGCTGGTGGACAGCGGGCTGACGACATCGATGTGGCAGGCTCCGGGGTTAGTACGTTCCCCCTCACCCCGGCCCTCTCCCTAA